In a genomic window of Colius striatus isolate bColStr4 chromosome 2, bColStr4.1.hap1, whole genome shotgun sequence:
- the MRPL33 gene encoding large ribosomal subunit protein bL33m, translating to MFLTVAALAKSKSKYVLVRMKSAAETGFCFNVRRLRLQEKLVLLRYDPIAKQRVLFTEKKKIRSM from the exons ATGTTTCTAACGGTGGCGGCCC tggccAAGAGCAAATCTAA ATACGTTCTGGTGAGGATGAAAAGTGCGGCCGAGACGGGCTTCTGTTTCAACGTCAGGAGACTCCGACTGCAGGAAAAACTGGTCCTGCTGAGATACGATCCCATCG CAAAACAACGAGTCCtcttcacagagaagaaaaaaatccgcTCCATGTGA